TAGGACAAAGTGTTTATTCCCTAAAAGCCCACTTTCGACCTAGTTTAAGAATTCGAATTTTCCCAATAAAAAAGCCCGTTAAAAATCGGGCTAATTCAGGCTTTGCGTATCTTTTTCAAGGGGGATTTCTTCAATGATTGTATTGCTCGCTGGATGACTCACCCTCCAAATACGGAATCTTTCTAAATCCACACTGATTTGTTTTAAAACAAATCCGATTACGGCCGCATCATCGACGATTCCGAGCCCAATAAGGAAATCGGGAACTAAATCGATGGGAGACACAAAATAAATAATCGAAGCGATGATGGTCACGATGGATCTTGTGGGGATTTTTCGATACTCTCCTCGACGCCAGGCCCCAACTAAATCAAACAGCAGCTGCAGGTTGTCCCAAATTTCCGCAAGAGACCCTTTATGATCATCAGCCTTTTTACCGGCATCCTTCAATAAAACATCAGTTTTTTCAGGTTTTTTTATATATTCTTTTGCCTTGGATTCAAACTTTTTGTACCCTTCTTCGAGTTTTTTTGTGCCTAACATTT
This window of the Mesobacillus jeotgali genome carries:
- a CDS encoding YkvA family protein, which gives rise to MLGTKKLEEGYKKFESKAKEYIKKPEKTDVLLKDAGKKADDHKGSLAEIWDNLQLLFDLVGAWRRGEYRKIPTRSIVTIIASIIYFVSPIDLVPDFLIGLGIVDDAAVIGFVLKQISVDLERFRIWRVSHPASNTIIEEIPLEKDTQSLN